A single Equus quagga isolate Etosha38 chromosome 8, UCLA_HA_Equagga_1.0, whole genome shotgun sequence DNA region contains:
- the DBNL gene encoding drebrin-like protein isoform X2, translated as MAVNLSRNGPALQEAYVRVVTEKSPTDWALFTYEGNSNDIRVAGTGEGGLEEMVEELNSGKVMYAFCRVKDPNSGLPKFVLINWTGEGVNDVRKGACANHVSTMASFLKGAHVTINARAEEDVEPECIMQKVARASGANYTFHKESSRFQDTGPQAPVGSVYQKTNAVSEIKRVGKDSFWAKAEKEEENRRQEEKRRLEQERQQLEQERRERELREAARREQLYLEQDGEAGPQRKYEQQEVVSRNREEQEPVCQQPAHPREIFKQKERAMSTTSIPSPQPGKLRSPFLQKQLTQPEPTLVREPTQATSRPRADLREEPAPSAPPGPVQAEEEAVYEEPPEQETLYEEPPMVQQDPGSEHVDPYPGLSGKGLCARALYDYQAADETEISFDPENLITGIEVIDEGWWRGYGPDGHFGMFPANYVELIE; from the exons ATGGCTGTAAACCTGAGCCGGAACGGGCCAGCTCTGCAAGAGGCCTACGTGCGGGTGGTCACTGAGAAGTCCCCAACCGACTG GGCTCTCTTTACTTATGAAGGCAACAGCAATGACATCCGTGTGGCTGGCACTGGGG AGGGGGGCCTGGAGGAGATGGTGGAGGAGCTCAACAGTGGGAAGGTGATGTACGCCTTCTGCAGGGTGAAGGACCCCAACTCCGGCCTGCCCAAGTTTGTCCTCATCAACTGG ACGGGCGAGGGCGTGAATGATGTGCGGAAGGGAGCATGCGCCAACCATGTCAGCACCATGGCCAGCTTCTTGAAG GGGGCCCACGTGACCATCAACGCAAGGGCCGAGGAGGATGTGGAGCCCGAGTGCATCATGCAGAAGGTGGCCAGGGCCTCAGGTGCCAACTACACCTTCCACAAGGAGAGCAGCCGCTTCCAGGACACAGGCCCCCAGGCCCCAGTG GGCTCTGTGTACCAGAAGACCAACGCTGTATCTGAGATCAAAAGAGTTGGCAAAGACAGCTTCTGGGCCAAAGCAGAG aaggaagaggaaaaccGCAGGCAGGAGGAGAAGCGGCGGCTGGAGCAGGAGCggcagcagctggagcaggagcGGCGGGAGCGGGAGCTGCGTGAGGCCGCACGCCGCGAGCAGCTCTATCTGGAGCAGGATGGCGAAGCCGGCCCCCAGAG GAAGTATGAGCAGCAGGAAGTGGTTTcgaggaacagagaagagcag GAGCCTGTCTGTCAACAGCCAGCACACCCACGGGAGATTTTCAAGCAGAAGGAGAGGGCCATGTCTACCACATctatccccagcccccagccag GCAAGCTGAGGAGCCCCTTCCTGCAGAAGCAGCTCACCCAGCCAGAGCCCACCCTGGTCAGGGAGCCGACTCAGGCCACGTCAAGGCCCAGGGCAG ATCTCCGTGAGGAACCGGCACCCAGCGCCCCTCCTGGTCCAGtgcaggcagaagaggaggccGTGTATGAGGAGCCCCCAGAGCAGGAGACCCTCTATGAGGAGCCCCCAATG GTGCAGCAAGATCCTGGCTCTGAGCATGTAGACCCCTACCCGGGTCTGAGTGGGAAAGGGCTCTGTGCCCGGGCCCTTTACGACTACCAGGCAG CCGACGAGACTGAGATCTCCTTTGACCCTGAGAACCTCATCACGGGCATCGAGGTGATCGACGAAGGCTGGTGGCGTGGCTATGGGCCCGATGGCCACTTTGGCATGTTTCCCGCCAACTATGTAGAGCTCATTGAGTGA
- the DBNL gene encoding drebrin-like protein isoform X1 has protein sequence MAVNLSRNGPALQEAYVRVVTEKSPTDWALFTYEGNSNDIRVAGTGEGGLEEMVEELNSGKVMYAFCRVKDPNSGLPKFVLINWTGEGVNDVRKGACANHVSTMASFLKGAHVTINARAEEDVEPECIMQKVARASGANYTFHKESSRFQDTGPQAPVGSVYQKTNAVSEIKRVGKDSFWAKAEKEEENRRQEEKRRLEQERQQLEQERRERELREAARREQLYLEQDGEAGPQSRKYEQQEVVSRNREEQEPVCQQPAHPREIFKQKERAMSTTSIPSPQPGKLRSPFLQKQLTQPEPTLVREPTQATSRPRADLREEPAPSAPPGPVQAEEEAVYEEPPEQETLYEEPPMVQQDPGSEHVDPYPGLSGKGLCARALYDYQAADETEISFDPENLITGIEVIDEGWWRGYGPDGHFGMFPANYVELIE, from the exons ATGGCTGTAAACCTGAGCCGGAACGGGCCAGCTCTGCAAGAGGCCTACGTGCGGGTGGTCACTGAGAAGTCCCCAACCGACTG GGCTCTCTTTACTTATGAAGGCAACAGCAATGACATCCGTGTGGCTGGCACTGGGG AGGGGGGCCTGGAGGAGATGGTGGAGGAGCTCAACAGTGGGAAGGTGATGTACGCCTTCTGCAGGGTGAAGGACCCCAACTCCGGCCTGCCCAAGTTTGTCCTCATCAACTGG ACGGGCGAGGGCGTGAATGATGTGCGGAAGGGAGCATGCGCCAACCATGTCAGCACCATGGCCAGCTTCTTGAAG GGGGCCCACGTGACCATCAACGCAAGGGCCGAGGAGGATGTGGAGCCCGAGTGCATCATGCAGAAGGTGGCCAGGGCCTCAGGTGCCAACTACACCTTCCACAAGGAGAGCAGCCGCTTCCAGGACACAGGCCCCCAGGCCCCAGTG GGCTCTGTGTACCAGAAGACCAACGCTGTATCTGAGATCAAAAGAGTTGGCAAAGACAGCTTCTGGGCCAAAGCAGAG aaggaagaggaaaaccGCAGGCAGGAGGAGAAGCGGCGGCTGGAGCAGGAGCggcagcagctggagcaggagcGGCGGGAGCGGGAGCTGCGTGAGGCCGCACGCCGCGAGCAGCTCTATCTGGAGCAGGATGGCGAAGCCGGCCCCCAGAG cagGAAGTATGAGCAGCAGGAAGTGGTTTcgaggaacagagaagagcag GAGCCTGTCTGTCAACAGCCAGCACACCCACGGGAGATTTTCAAGCAGAAGGAGAGGGCCATGTCTACCACATctatccccagcccccagccag GCAAGCTGAGGAGCCCCTTCCTGCAGAAGCAGCTCACCCAGCCAGAGCCCACCCTGGTCAGGGAGCCGACTCAGGCCACGTCAAGGCCCAGGGCAG ATCTCCGTGAGGAACCGGCACCCAGCGCCCCTCCTGGTCCAGtgcaggcagaagaggaggccGTGTATGAGGAGCCCCCAGAGCAGGAGACCCTCTATGAGGAGCCCCCAATG GTGCAGCAAGATCCTGGCTCTGAGCATGTAGACCCCTACCCGGGTCTGAGTGGGAAAGGGCTCTGTGCCCGGGCCCTTTACGACTACCAGGCAG CCGACGAGACTGAGATCTCCTTTGACCCTGAGAACCTCATCACGGGCATCGAGGTGATCGACGAAGGCTGGTGGCGTGGCTATGGGCCCGATGGCCACTTTGGCATGTTTCCCGCCAACTATGTAGAGCTCATTGAGTGA